A genomic stretch from Arthrobacter sp. KBS0702 includes:
- a CDS encoding cystathionine gamma-synthase, translating to MSQPESSSAATAGFNTRAVHAGQAFEPRTGAVVPPVHFSSTYAQDGIGGLRAGYEYGRGTNPTRDALQEQLAALEGGSAAFSFGSGLAAEDSMIRALTRPGDHIVLGNDAYGGTYRLISRVLGEWGIGNTPVDMSDLGAVAKAVAAGGSNGGAAGGKTRLVWVETPSNPMMKITDIAALAEVAHDAGALLVVDNTFASPYLQNPLALGADVVVHSTTKYIGGHSDVVGGAIIVNDPELAEKIGFVQFAVGAVSGPMDAFLTTRGLKTLGVRMDRHSDNAQAVAEWLLERPEVEAVLYPGLPSHPGHELARKQMKKFGGMVSVQFKGGEAAARKVAESTSVFTLAESLGGIESLMNYPSEMTHASVKGTELAVPVNLIRLSCGIEDVEDLIADLEQAFARLEPGS from the coding sequence ATGTCCCAGCCAGAAAGCTCTTCCGCGGCAACCGCCGGCTTCAACACCCGCGCCGTGCACGCCGGCCAGGCCTTCGAGCCGCGCACCGGCGCCGTGGTGCCCCCGGTGCACTTCTCCTCCACCTACGCGCAGGACGGCATCGGCGGCCTCCGGGCAGGCTATGAATACGGCCGCGGCACCAACCCCACCCGCGACGCCCTGCAGGAACAGCTCGCCGCGCTGGAGGGCGGTTCCGCCGCGTTCTCCTTCGGTTCGGGACTGGCCGCCGAGGACTCGATGATCCGCGCCCTCACCCGGCCCGGGGACCACATTGTGCTCGGCAACGACGCCTACGGCGGCACCTACCGGCTGATCAGCCGCGTCCTGGGCGAGTGGGGGATCGGCAACACCCCGGTGGACATGTCCGATCTTGGCGCCGTCGCGAAGGCGGTGGCCGCTGGAGGGTCGAACGGCGGCGCGGCCGGCGGCAAGACGCGATTGGTCTGGGTGGAGACGCCGTCGAACCCGATGATGAAGATCACCGACATCGCGGCCCTCGCCGAGGTGGCGCACGACGCCGGCGCCCTCCTCGTGGTGGACAACACCTTCGCCTCCCCGTACCTGCAGAACCCGCTAGCGCTCGGCGCCGACGTGGTGGTGCACTCCACCACCAAGTACATCGGCGGACACTCCGACGTCGTCGGCGGCGCCATCATCGTCAACGACCCGGAGCTCGCCGAGAAGATCGGCTTCGTGCAGTTCGCCGTGGGCGCAGTGTCCGGGCCGATGGATGCCTTCCTCACCACGCGCGGGCTCAAAACCCTCGGCGTGCGCATGGACCGGCACAGCGACAACGCCCAAGCTGTGGCCGAATGGCTGCTGGAGCGCCCCGAGGTGGAGGCCGTGCTGTACCCGGGCCTGCCCTCGCACCCGGGCCACGAGCTGGCCAGGAAGCAGATGAAGAAGTTCGGCGGCATGGTCTCCGTGCAGTTCAAGGGCGGCGAGGCGGCGGCACGCAAGGTGGCCGAGTCCACCTCCGTGTTCACCCTGGCGGAATCCCTGGGCGGCATCGAATCCCTGATGAACTACCCGTCGGAGATGACCCACGCCTCGGTCAAGGGCACCGAGCTGGCGGTTCCGGTGAACCTGATCCGGCTCTCCTGCGGCATCGAGGACGTCGAGGACCTGATCGCGGACCTCGAGCAGGCCTTCGCGCGCCTTGAGCCGGGCAGCTAG
- a CDS encoding cystathionine beta-synthase translates to MKYAQSVLDLIGNTPLVKLNHVTDGIAATVLVKLEYLNPGGSIKDRIAAKMIEEAERSGKLQPGGTIVEPTSGNTGVGLALVAQQKGYRCIFVVPDKVGEDKRAVLQAYGAEVVVTPTAVAPDSPQSYYGVSDRLVTEIPGAYKPDQFSNPAAPASHYESTGPEIWKDTDGLVTHCVIGAGTGGTITGTGRYLKEVSADRPESDGGVVKIIGADPAGSVYSGGTGRPYFVEGVGEDMWPANYDKAVPDAVIAVSDADSFAMTRRLAREEGLLVGGSSGMAVVAALQAAKDLPADAVVVVILPDSGRGYLAKIFNDQWMRSYGFLASGDEASVGEVLKAKTGELPDLVHIHPNESVRDVINIMNEYGVSHIPVLSQEPPVVMGEVLGAVDERTLTAKLFRGEAQLTDKISEHMEARLPVIGSLESISTARELLSDTDTLMVTFVGAPVGILTRHDLLAYLSN, encoded by the coding sequence ATGAAGTACGCCCAGTCCGTCCTGGACCTCATCGGCAACACGCCGCTCGTCAAACTCAACCACGTCACCGACGGCATCGCCGCCACGGTCCTGGTGAAGCTCGAATACCTGAACCCCGGCGGTTCCATCAAGGACCGCATCGCGGCCAAGATGATTGAAGAGGCGGAACGCAGCGGCAAGCTCCAGCCCGGCGGGACCATCGTGGAGCCCACCTCCGGCAACACCGGGGTGGGGCTCGCCCTGGTGGCGCAGCAAAAGGGCTACCGCTGCATCTTCGTGGTCCCGGACAAGGTCGGCGAGGACAAGCGTGCCGTGCTCCAGGCCTACGGTGCCGAGGTCGTGGTGACGCCCACCGCCGTCGCCCCGGACAGCCCGCAAAGCTACTACGGCGTCTCGGACCGCCTGGTCACCGAGATCCCCGGCGCCTACAAGCCGGACCAGTTCTCCAACCCGGCCGCGCCGGCGAGCCACTACGAGTCCACCGGCCCGGAGATCTGGAAGGACACGGACGGCCTGGTCACGCACTGCGTGATCGGTGCCGGCACCGGCGGCACCATCACCGGTACCGGCCGCTACCTCAAGGAAGTCTCGGCGGACCGGCCCGAGTCCGACGGCGGCGTGGTCAAGATCATCGGGGCCGACCCCGCCGGCTCGGTCTACTCCGGCGGCACCGGCCGGCCGTACTTCGTCGAGGGCGTCGGCGAGGACATGTGGCCGGCCAACTACGACAAGGCCGTTCCCGACGCCGTCATCGCCGTCAGTGACGCCGACTCCTTCGCCATGACCCGCCGGCTGGCCCGCGAGGAGGGTCTGCTCGTGGGCGGATCCTCGGGGATGGCCGTCGTCGCAGCCCTTCAGGCCGCCAAGGACCTGCCCGCAGACGCCGTCGTTGTGGTGATCCTGCCCGACTCCGGCCGCGGCTACCTGGCCAAGATCTTCAACGACCAGTGGATGCGCTCCTACGGCTTCCTGGCCAGCGGCGACGAAGCCTCGGTGGGGGAGGTGCTCAAGGCCAAGACCGGCGAACTGCCCGACCTGGTGCACATCCACCCCAACGAAAGCGTCCGCGACGTCATCAACATCATGAACGAGTACGGCGTCTCGCACATCCCGGTACTCTCCCAGGAGCCGCCCGTGGTGATGGGCGAAGTCCTCGGCGCCGTCGACGAGCGCACCCTGACCGCCAAGCTCTTCCGCGGCGAGGCCCAGCTCACGGACAAGATCTCCGAACACATGGAGGCCCGGCTGCCGGTGATCGGTTCGCTCGAATCGATCTCCACCGCCCGCGAACTCCTCTCCGACACCGACACCCTGATGGTGACGTTCGTCGGCGCTCCGGTGGGGATCCTGACCCGCCACGACCTCCTCGCCTACCTCAGCAACTGA
- a CDS encoding SLC13 family permease, with product MLLAGAATLGTGLLPWPDFEELTGRTVPVLGFVVAMSLVTELVDDAGLFRAVTDRLAALGRGRVLLLWLLVIALACVSTVFLSLDTTAVLVTPVVVLLAVHARIPPLPFALTTIWLANTASLLLPVSNLTNLLAQSRLGLSPAAFASLVWAPALVGILLPLALLWLAFRKELRGGYAPQPVHRVRDKVLLYASAGVMLILLPALVSGVPVYLPAAAAAAVLLAMFLWRRRSSLRWSMVPWRPLMLTIGLFMVVEALHANGLARVLSGVAGSGNSLPALLQLAGLGVGAANAVNNLPAYLALEPVGGSPVRLAALLIGVNLGPLVTPWASLATLLWHERLRALNVEIRWGGFALAGLAAVVLTVPAAVLALWLASGMH from the coding sequence ATGCTGCTGGCCGGGGCCGCCACGCTCGGCACCGGGCTGTTGCCCTGGCCGGACTTCGAGGAGCTCACCGGCCGCACGGTGCCGGTGCTGGGGTTCGTGGTGGCCATGTCCCTGGTAACGGAACTGGTGGACGACGCCGGGCTGTTCCGGGCGGTGACCGACCGCCTGGCTGCCCTGGGACGGGGCCGTGTGCTGCTGCTCTGGCTCCTGGTGATTGCGCTGGCTTGCGTGTCCACCGTGTTCCTTTCGCTGGATACGACGGCGGTGCTGGTAACGCCCGTCGTCGTGCTGCTGGCCGTCCACGCGCGCATCCCGCCGCTGCCCTTCGCCCTGACCACCATCTGGCTAGCGAACACGGCGTCGCTGCTGCTGCCCGTGTCCAACCTGACCAACCTGCTGGCCCAGTCCCGGCTGGGCCTCAGTCCGGCCGCCTTCGCCTCGCTGGTCTGGGCCCCCGCGCTGGTCGGAATCCTGCTCCCCCTGGCGCTGCTCTGGCTGGCCTTCCGCAAGGAGCTCCGGGGCGGCTACGCGCCGCAGCCCGTCCACCGCGTGCGGGACAAGGTGCTGCTCTACGCCTCGGCCGGCGTGATGCTGATCCTGCTGCCGGCCCTGGTGTCCGGAGTCCCGGTGTACCTGCCGGCCGCTGCCGCCGCCGCGGTCCTGCTGGCGATGTTCCTGTGGCGGCGCCGGTCCAGCCTGCGCTGGTCGATGGTCCCTTGGCGGCCGCTGATGCTCACCATCGGGCTGTTCATGGTGGTGGAGGCGCTGCACGCCAACGGCCTGGCCAGGGTGCTGTCCGGCGTCGCAGGTTCCGGGAACAGCCTGCCCGCACTGCTCCAGCTGGCGGGGCTCGGGGTGGGCGCCGCGAATGCGGTCAACAACCTGCCGGCCTACCTCGCGCTGGAGCCGGTGGGCGGCTCGCCGGTGCGGCTCGCGGCGCTGCTTATCGGCGTGAACCTGGGTCCGCTGGTCACCCCGTGGGCGTCTCTCGCGACCCTGCTCTGGCACGAACGACTGCGGGCGCTCAACGTCGAAATCCGCTGGGGTGGCTTCGCGCTTGCCGGCCTCGCCGCCGTCGTCCTCACCGTTCCCGCGGCGGTCTTGGCGCTGTGGCTCGCAAGCGGGATGCACTAA
- a CDS encoding VOC family protein, giving the protein MAGGVVHFELPADDENRAREFYSSVFGWGFQVMPEMEYSLAMTTPMNEEGRPAVSGSINGGLFRRGDLTAPVVTVDVDDIDAALEQIVALGGSVHRGKMEVPGSGWNAYFKDTEGNVVGLWQNAAPAPETAGEAAGNDLGA; this is encoded by the coding sequence ATGGCTGGTGGAGTGGTGCACTTCGAGCTTCCCGCGGACGACGAAAACCGCGCCCGGGAGTTCTACAGTTCGGTGTTCGGGTGGGGTTTCCAGGTCATGCCGGAGATGGAATACAGTCTGGCGATGACCACGCCGATGAACGAGGAAGGCCGCCCGGCGGTCTCAGGGTCCATCAACGGCGGCTTGTTCCGCCGCGGCGACCTTACCGCCCCCGTGGTGACGGTCGACGTCGACGACATCGACGCCGCCTTGGAGCAGATCGTGGCCCTGGGCGGCTCGGTCCACCGCGGCAAGATGGAGGTCCCCGGGTCCGGCTGGAACGCGTACTTCAAGGACACCGAGGGCAACGTTGTGGGGCTCTGGCAGAACGCTGCCCCGGCGCCGGAAACGGCCGGGGAGGCGGCGGGCAACGATCTAGGAGCCTGA
- a CDS encoding DNA-3-methyladenine glycosylase, with amino-acid sequence MTTAELPARAAAADASLRWHPGGPYDLLQTLGTLRRGHGDPSIRVAPDGFWMAFTTASGPATLHLATAGPAAAPWVEARAWGPGAAEAVRGVPRLLGRDDDWTAFDEPGFHATLPRMVVEARRRNRTLRLPSTGRMIDALVPTVLEQKVTVIEARRGYRYLMYRFGTAAPGAGTLAPANLLVQPTPEQWLRIPSWEWHKAGVGPQRSDTVMRALRSAAALERLAALPAAEAAAKMQTLSGIGVWTAAEVVQRTHGCPDSIAVGDYHLAAYVGAALTGRRTDDAGMLRLLAPWAGHRQRVVRLIGLSGFRKPVFGPRMTIQDHRNH; translated from the coding sequence ATGACCACCGCAGAGCTCCCGGCCCGCGCAGCCGCCGCGGACGCCTCGCTCCGGTGGCACCCGGGCGGCCCCTACGATCTCCTGCAGACCCTCGGCACGCTCCGACGGGGCCACGGTGACCCCTCCATCCGGGTTGCCCCGGACGGCTTCTGGATGGCATTCACGACGGCGTCCGGCCCGGCCACGCTGCACCTGGCCACCGCCGGCCCGGCGGCCGCGCCCTGGGTCGAGGCACGCGCCTGGGGACCCGGTGCGGCCGAAGCGGTCAGGGGCGTCCCGCGGCTGCTGGGCCGCGACGACGACTGGACGGCCTTCGACGAACCGGGCTTTCACGCCACGCTCCCCCGGATGGTCGTCGAAGCCAGGCGCCGCAACCGGACCCTCCGGCTGCCGTCCACCGGCCGGATGATTGACGCGCTGGTGCCCACGGTCCTCGAACAGAAGGTCACCGTGATCGAGGCGCGCCGCGGCTACCGCTACCTGATGTACCGCTTCGGGACCGCGGCCCCCGGCGCCGGCACCCTCGCCCCGGCCAACCTTCTCGTGCAGCCCACACCGGAGCAGTGGCTGCGCATTCCGTCCTGGGAATGGCACAAGGCCGGAGTGGGCCCGCAGCGCTCGGACACCGTCATGCGGGCGCTCCGCTCCGCCGCCGCGCTGGAACGCCTGGCCGCACTGCCTGCAGCCGAGGCCGCCGCGAAAATGCAGACCCTTTCCGGGATCGGGGTGTGGACGGCGGCCGAGGTGGTGCAGCGCACGCACGGCTGCCCGGACTCGATCGCGGTGGGCGACTACCATCTGGCCGCCTATGTGGGCGCCGCCCTGACCGGCCGGAGGACGGACGACGCCGGCATGCTGCGGCTGCTCGCCCCCTGGGCCGGCCATCGGCAGCGGGTGGTCCGCCTGATCGGCCTGAGCGGATTCCGGAAGCCGGTCTTCGGCCCGCGGATGACCATCCAGGACCACCGGAATCACTGA
- a CDS encoding AMP-binding protein, which produces MLAYTAGDTDVPLLNETIGDNFERIVARFPYHDALIEAAAVPGGEARRWSYTKMNDDVDRLARALLAVGVDKGDRVGIWSPNCAEWTILQYATAKVGAILVNVNPAYRSHELEFVVRQNGMRMLVAAPSDKNSDYTGMARRALAECPELRELVFLPDAGQPGLAAGVPEGAAEQTYAELLRRADDVAHSGLKARMAELDPHDAINLQYTSGTTGFPKGATLTHHNILNNGYSIGELLGYTEHDRVVIPVPFYHCFGMVIGNLAALSHGAATIIPGRGFSPAAALEAVQDFGGTSLYGVPTMFIAELALPDFASYDLATLRTGVMAGSLCPIEVMNRVIAEMNMRDVAICYGMTETSPVSTMTRDGDTLAQRTQTVGRTMPQLESRIVDPMTGDVLQRGEIGELCTRGYSVMKGYWNQPDKTAEAIDAEGWMHTGDLARMDEDGYLVIEGRIKDMVIRGGENVYPREIEEFLYTHPDIQDVQVIGVPDATYGEELMACVILKPGAGPLDADALAEFCRGKLAHYKIPRYVDVRESFPMTVSGKIRKVDMRQEAVARLHL; this is translated from the coding sequence ATGCTTGCCTACACAGCCGGGGACACTGACGTCCCGTTGCTCAATGAGACTATCGGCGACAATTTCGAGCGGATCGTCGCCCGGTTCCCCTACCACGATGCCTTGATCGAGGCGGCGGCAGTTCCGGGCGGGGAAGCCCGGCGGTGGAGCTACACCAAGATGAACGACGACGTCGACCGGCTGGCCCGGGCGTTGCTCGCCGTCGGCGTCGACAAGGGCGACAGGGTGGGGATCTGGAGCCCTAACTGCGCCGAGTGGACCATCCTGCAGTACGCTACGGCGAAGGTCGGGGCCATCCTGGTCAACGTCAATCCGGCCTACCGCAGCCACGAACTCGAGTTCGTTGTCAGGCAGAACGGCATGCGGATGCTGGTGGCGGCGCCCTCGGACAAGAACAGCGACTACACCGGCATGGCGCGGCGGGCGTTGGCCGAATGTCCCGAATTGCGGGAACTCGTGTTCCTGCCGGACGCCGGCCAGCCCGGCCTCGCCGCCGGGGTTCCGGAAGGCGCGGCGGAGCAGACGTATGCCGAACTGCTGCGGCGGGCCGACGACGTCGCGCATTCCGGGCTGAAGGCGCGGATGGCCGAACTGGACCCGCACGACGCGATCAACCTGCAGTACACCTCCGGGACCACCGGCTTCCCCAAGGGCGCCACCCTGACCCACCACAATATCCTCAACAACGGCTACTCCATCGGGGAGCTGCTGGGCTACACCGAGCACGACCGCGTGGTGATCCCAGTGCCGTTCTACCACTGCTTCGGCATGGTGATCGGAAACCTGGCCGCCCTCAGCCACGGCGCCGCGACCATCATTCCGGGACGCGGGTTCTCGCCGGCCGCGGCGCTGGAGGCCGTGCAGGACTTCGGCGGGACGTCGCTCTACGGCGTGCCGACCATGTTCATCGCCGAACTTGCCCTGCCGGACTTCGCCTCCTACGACCTCGCCACGCTGCGCACCGGAGTCATGGCCGGCTCCCTGTGCCCCATCGAAGTGATGAACCGGGTGATCGCCGAGATGAACATGCGCGACGTCGCCATCTGCTACGGCATGACGGAAACCTCGCCGGTCTCCACCATGACCCGCGACGGGGACACTCTGGCGCAGCGCACGCAGACCGTGGGCCGGACCATGCCGCAGCTGGAGAGCCGGATCGTGGACCCGATGACCGGGGACGTTTTGCAGCGCGGCGAGATCGGCGAGCTGTGCACCCGCGGATACTCCGTGATGAAGGGCTACTGGAACCAGCCGGACAAGACCGCGGAGGCGATCGACGCCGAGGGCTGGATGCACACCGGCGACCTCGCCCGGATGGACGAGGACGGCTATCTGGTGATCGAGGGGCGGATCAAGGACATGGTGATCCGCGGCGGCGAAAACGTCTACCCGCGCGAAATCGAGGAGTTCCTCTACACCCACCCGGACATCCAGGACGTGCAGGTGATCGGCGTCCCGGACGCCACCTACGGCGAGGAACTGATGGCCTGCGTCATCCTCAAACCCGGCGCCGGCCCGCTCGACGCCGACGCGCTGGCGGAGTTCTGCCGCGGGAAGCTGGCGCACTACAAGATCCCGCGCTACGTGGACGTCCGGGAGAGCTTCCCGATGACCGTCTCGGGCAAAATCCGCAAGGTGGACATGCGCCAGGAAGCGGTGGCCCGGCTGCATTTGTAG
- a CDS encoding putative quinol monooxygenase, which yields MSAPIDLQATFIPNDGEFFRVKLALEIAIDEVVNEPGCLRYELTEASEDKLVLTEQWASQEDLDRHAKGTALQDLNESLSALLAEPVKLEKL from the coding sequence ATGAGCGCACCTATTGACCTGCAGGCCACTTTCATCCCCAACGACGGCGAATTCTTCCGTGTGAAACTTGCCCTCGAGATCGCGATCGACGAGGTGGTCAACGAACCCGGCTGCCTCCGGTACGAGCTGACCGAGGCGAGCGAGGACAAGCTGGTGCTGACCGAGCAGTGGGCCTCGCAGGAGGACCTGGACAGGCACGCCAAAGGCACCGCACTCCAGGACCTGAACGAGTCCCTGAGCGCGTTGCTGGCCGAGCCCGTGAAGCTGGAGAAGCTCTAG
- a CDS encoding co-chaperone YbbN has translation MATVDITGEQFAATVEDNDIVLVDFWAEWCGPCKQFGPTYSAVSEKHPDVVFSKVDTEAEQQLAAEAGITSIPTLMAFREKVLVFSQPGALNAQQLEQVVDAVKALDMEEVHAHVARSQAEAAAPQDGTQIPDA, from the coding sequence ATGGCAACCGTAGACATTACAGGTGAACAGTTCGCAGCGACCGTCGAGGACAACGACATTGTCCTTGTAGACTTCTGGGCCGAATGGTGCGGCCCGTGCAAGCAGTTTGGCCCCACCTACTCCGCCGTCTCCGAGAAGCACCCGGACGTCGTCTTCTCCAAGGTGGACACCGAGGCGGAGCAGCAGCTTGCCGCCGAGGCCGGCATCACCTCGATCCCCACGCTGATGGCCTTCCGCGAAAAGGTGCTGGTCTTCTCCCAGCCCGGCGCGCTGAACGCCCAGCAGCTGGAGCAGGTGGTCGACGCCGTCAAGGCCCTGGACATGGAGGAAGTCCACGCGCACGTGGCGCGCTCGCAGGCCGAGGCCGCCGCCCCGCAGGACGGCACCCAGATCCCGGACGCCTAG